In Amphiura filiformis chromosome 2, Afil_fr2py, whole genome shotgun sequence, one DNA window encodes the following:
- the LOC140146412 gene encoding monocarboxylate transporter 2-like, which yields MATTTSDVDSNRAWFVALCAHVCIMIHEGLIKALGVMIPEITEYFNTSTWVVGLIIAMMPAIGSLMSLSAGPLGEKVSSRSIIMVCGLIGATGLVICSWVTKTITGFGVVLIGFTGVSLRLSFVMSTSILGQYFSRYYAIANSIAFLGSSSGIIIFAPLTQYLIIEYGWRGTLLILGGICAHVIVCGGVMKEAVTDDGDHETLQEVVDIKVDDDDVAANASMNTENATEYAELHEHDEGATEHTPLNVKSIPIPKEDDKLDKYGLHLFCNVKFLALLLSTFVGMFVYAGWMVYLVPHAKGKGLVTYGATSLATAGGIGSLIGKIVISPILDRKIISPTILLTMGLLLSGISLILDSFCSNYVILIMLSVVFGFTLGTTMLIVFVMMIDITGVKNLPKAVAWIFVVTGAARMLAGFFIGWLYELTGNYDASWIVMGSMNVFVAFIISIDLVYKCIDDLHSRVLG from the exons ATGGCAACAACAACGTCAGATGTAGACTCTAACCGAGCCTGGTTCGTAGCTTTGTGCGCTCATGTCTGCATTATGATACACGAAGGACTGATTAAAGCATTAGGAGTCATGATTCCAGAGATAACAGAGTATTTCAATACCTCAACTTGGGTTGTTGGTTTAATTATTGCCATGATGCCTGCCATTGGAAGTTTAATGA GTCTATCCGCGGGACCTCTTGGTGAGAAAGTGTCTTCAAGATCCATCATTATGGTATGTGGGCTCATAGGAGCGACTGGATTGGTGATATGTTCCTGGGTTACAAAGACAATCACGGGATTTGGAGTGGTACTTATAGGCTTTACAG GAGTATCATTGAGATTATCTTTCGTCATGAGCACATCAATACTAGGGCAATATTTCAGTAGATATTACGCAATTGCAAACAGTATTGCCTTTCTTGGGTCATCATCTGGCATCATTATATTTGCACCTTTAACACAATACCTCATTATTGAGTATGGGTGGAGAGGCACGTTGCTGATACTCGGTGGTATTTGTGCCCACGTAATTGTTTGCGGTGGAGTCATGAAAGAAGCGGTAACCGATGACGGGGATCATGAAACCTTGCAAGAAGTTGTAGACATCAAAgttgacgatgatgatgttgCAGCTAACGCCAGTATGAATACCGAGAACGCTACAGAATACGCAGAAttacatgagcatgatgagggcgCCACAGAACACACACCATTAAATGTAAAATCAATTCCTATTCCAAAAGAAGACGATAAATTGGATAAATATGGTCTCCATCTATTTTGCAACGTTAAATTCCTTGCGTTACTGCTATCTACATTTGTGGGTATGTTCGTTTACGCAGGGTGGATGGTATACCTTGTGCCACACGCAAAGGGAAAAGGACTAGTTACCTATGGTGCAACCTCCCTCGCTACTGCGGGTGGCATAGGAAGTTTAATAGGCAAAATTGTTATTTCGCCGATTTTAGATCGAAAAATAATTTCTCCGACAATTTTATTAACGATGGGTTTGTTACTCAGTGGAATTTCGTTGATATTAGACTCATTCTGTAGCAACTATGTGATACTAATAATGCTTTCTGTGGTGTTTGGATTTACGCTGGGCACTACGATGTTGATTGTATTTGTAATGATGATAGACATTACTGGAGTAAAGAACTTACCAAAAGCGGTGGCGTGGATATTTGTTGTGACTGGAGCTGCCCGGATGTTAGCTGGATTTTTCATTG
- the LOC140141492 gene encoding uncharacterized protein, whose amino-acid sequence MKPNESKYQSTNRNTTQQRSNNKASTSTRFKGTCFICNKHGHQARDCTTRPRLNAMFESNDESKMNSFIDKYTCDKSDGHTCTPTIETQSSAKACNDKAAFMMVCTDQKEVIPNKGVYKLDCGHELTVITCTAACSRQSHKSEMVVVNGYVGNQRMPALRDSGCDGVVIKESLVKPEQKTGEYITCILIDGTVRRFQTAVVHINTPFFVGKVTAKICATPVYDLILGQMPGMRRVHDPDPNWIDSPTITKLSKEVTVDKQVRVGQDEGESSVTKVEKTRPIVVLPEKKDIGSAVETRGQAKLRNRPFKPLIVPLAPDEVVTPALLQQKQMEDPTLRKMHEAAESNTVKPCRGGGTCVFVKEKGLYREFKAPNIDYGNQFRQVVVPQEYRKQVMKIAHEAILGGHQGAKKTSDRISTNFYWPGMGADIRRYCQSCDICQRTIPKGRVTKVPLGEMPIIDTPFERVAVDIVGPIKPITDRGHRYILVLIDYATRYPEAVPLKSIEAEVVAEELLVMFTRLGVPKQILTDQGTQFTSNVMKELNRLLSIKPLVTTPYHAMCNGAVERQNGILKAGLKKMCEERPRDWDRYICPLLFAYRDTPQSSTGFAPFELLYGRSVRGPMTILSELWTGESEEGETKNTYQYIIDLQKRLEMTCQLAREEIKKSKDKYRTQYNKKARPRAYNEGDEVLLLLPTDANKLLMHWKDHLRS is encoded by the coding sequence ATGAAGCCAAATGAGTCAAAGTATCAAAGTACAAATAGAAATACAACCCAACAGCGATCAAATAATAAGGCTAGTACAAGTACAAGGTTCAAAGGTACATGCTTTATATGTAATAAACATGGTCACCAAGCTCGTGATTGTACAACTAGGCCTAGATTAAATGCCATGTTTGAGTCAAATGATGAAAGTAAAATGAATAGTTTCATCGATAAGTATACATGTGACAAAAGTGATGGACATACATGTACACCGACAATAGAGACACAAAGTAGTGCAAAAGCTTGCAACGATAAAGCTGCATTCATGATGGTATGTACGGATCAAAAAGAGGTGATTCCGAACAAAGGTGTGTACAAATTAGATTGTGGTCATGAATTGACGGTAATTACATGTACAGCTGCATGTTCACGACAGTCTCATAAATCAGAAATGGTTGTAGTCAACGGATATGTAGGAAACCAGAGAATGCCGGCACTAAGGGATTCAGGGTGTGATGGTGTCGTCATCAAAGAAAGTCTTGTGAAACCAGAACAAAAGACCGGTGAATACATCACTTGTATTCTAATTGATGGTACAGTTCGCAGGTTCCAGACGGCTGTAGTTCACATAAACACTCCATTTTTTGTTGGAAAAGTAACTGCAAAAATATGTGCTACGCCAGTGTATGACCTTATTCTCGGTCAAATGCCAGGAATGCGGAGAGTGCATGATCCAGATCCAAATTGGATCGATAGCCCAACCATCACAAAGTTGAGTAAAGAAGTCACAGTCGACAAACAGGTCAGAGTCGGACAAGATGAGGGAGAATCATCAGTGACAAAAGTGGAGAAAACACGTCCAATAGTCGTCCTTCCAGAGAAGAAAGACATtggtagtgctgtggagactcgAGGTCAAGCTAAATTGCGAAACAGACCATTCAAACCACTTATAGTTCCTCTAGCACCGGATGAAGTTGTAACTCCAGCATTGCTACAACAAAAACAAATGGAAGATCCAACTTTGAGGAAAATGCATGAAGCTGCAGAGTCCAACACAGTGAAACCTTGTCGAGGCGGCGGTACTTGTGTGTTTGTGAAGGAGAAAGGCTTATATAGAGAATTTAAAGCTCCAAACATCGATTATGGGAACCAGTTCAGACAAGTGGTAGTACCCCAGGAATATCGAAAACAGGtgatgaagatagcacatgaagcAATATTGGGAGGTCATCAAGGAGCAAAGAAAACTAGTGACAGAATTAGTACCAATTTCTACTGGCCAGGCATGGGAGCAGATATTAGACGGTATTGTCAGTCGTGCGACATTTGTCAGAGGACAATTCCTAAAGGAAGAGTTACGAAGGTACCATTGGGTGAAATgccaattattgacacaccattcGAACGCGTTGCCGTAGATATAGTAGGACCGATCAAACCTATAACGGATCGAGGTCATCGTTACATACTTGTACTGATTGACTATGCAACTCGTTATCCAGAAGCAGTTCCACTCAAGTCTATAGAAGCGGAGGTGGTAGCAGAAGAACTTCTAGTAATGTTTACTCGTCTTGGTGTACCCAAGCAAATACTGACAGACCAAGGGACGCAGTTTACGTCAAATGTCATGAAGGAGTTGAACAGATTATTGTCAATCAAACCTTTGGTAACCACACCTTATCATGCCATGTGTAACGGAGCCGTAGAGAGACAGAATGGAATACTAAAAGCTGGACTCAAGAAGATGTGCGAAGAACGACCAAGAGATTGGGATCGATACATTTGCCCACTCTTGTTTGCTTACAGAGATACACCACAATCGAGTACAGGATTTGCACCGTTTGAGTTATTGTATGGTAGAAGCGTAAGAGGGCCAATGACAATTCTGAGTGAACTTTGGACAGGAGAAAGTGAAGAGGGTGAGACCAAGAATACTTACCAATACATCATAGACCTCCAGAAACGTCTAGAAATGACATGTCAACTCGCCAGAGAAGAGATTAAGAAGTCCAAAGATAAGTACAGGACTCAGTACAACAAGAAGGCTAGACCACGTGCATACAATGAAGGTGACGAAGTTTTATTACTTCTACCAACAGATGCAAACAAACTCTTGATGCACTGGAAGGACCATTTAAGATCGTGA